A DNA window from Mycobacterium sp. IDR2000157661 contains the following coding sequences:
- the rpsO gene encoding 30S ribosomal protein S15 — translation MALTAEQKKTILGEYGLHDTDTGSPEAQVALLTRRIADLTEHLKVHKHDHHSRRGLLLLVGRRRRLLKYVAQVDVARYRSLIERLGLRR, via the coding sequence GTGGCGCTCACCGCCGAACAGAAGAAGACCATCCTGGGCGAGTACGGCCTGCATGACACCGACACCGGCTCCCCGGAGGCTCAGGTCGCCCTGCTGACCAGGCGCATCGCCGACCTGACCGAGCACCTGAAGGTGCACAAGCACGACCACCACTCGCGGCGCGGTCTGCTGCTGCTGGTCGGCCGTCGGCGCCGGCTGCTCAAGTACGTCGCACAGGTCGACGTGGCGCGCTACCGCTCGCTGATCGAGCGCCTCGGCCTGCGTCGCTGA